DNA sequence from the Halobacterium sp. DL1 genome:
CTCATCACGTACGTCCCGGCCGCGCTCGAACGCGACTACGACATCCCGATGGACGCCGGGCTGACCCTCTGGATTACGGCGGCGGTGTTCCTGCACGCGCTGGGCACCGTCGGCCTCCCCGGGAGTTCGACGACGTTCTACGGGCCCGGCGGCATCTCGTGGTGGGACCACCTCACCCACGCGCTGTCGTCCTCGCTGGTCGCGGCCGCTGGCTACGCGACCGTCCGCGGACTCGACGAACACCACGCCGACATCGACCTCCCGCCGAAGTTCATCTTCGTCTTCCTGCTGCTGTTCGTGATGGCGTTCGGCGTCGCCTGGGAGGTCATCGAGTTCGTCGTCGGCTATCTGGGCTCCGTCATGGGCGGGAACATCCTCACCATCTACGGCATCGAGGACACCATCCTCGACCTCATCTTCAACACGCTCGGCGGCGTACTCGTCGCCGTTTGGGGGACGGCGTACCTCACCGACGTCTCGGCAGCCGTCCGCGACCGCTTCGACGGCAGGATGGCCGGCGACTAGCTTTATCCGGCGCGCGGCGGTACACTGTACTGATGGTCTACAAGAAGATCGAACTCATCGGCACCAGCGAGGAGAGCTTCGACGCCGCCGCGGACGACGCCATCGACCGCGCCGAGGACACGCTCGAGAACGTGAAGTGGGCGGAAGTCGTCGACCAGGGCGTCGAGATAGCGAACGCGGAGAACAGGCAGTACCAGGTGGAGATGAAGGTCGCCTTCGAACTCGAGGGCTAGGTGCGGAACGACTCGCCGCAGCCACACTCGCTCTCGACGTTCGGGTTCTGGACGTGGAACCCGGCACCCTGCAGGCCGCCCTCGTAGGCGAGCTGGCTGCCGCCGACGTAGTTCAGGCTCGACTGGTCGACGAACAGGCGGATGCCGTTGCTCTCGAATATTTCGTCCTCGGGTTCCGGCTCGTTCTCGAAGCGCATCCCGTAGGAGAGCCCTGCACAGCCGCCCTGCTGGACGTAGAGTCGGAGTCCCGCTACGTCCTCGTCCATCCCCTCGCTGTCCATCAGCTCCGTGGCCTGCTCGGCAGCGGACTCGGTGGCCGTGACGACCTCCCCTCCCTCGCCCTGTTCGACGGTCGTGCTCATGAGCACACCTTCGCAAGCAGCGGGGAAAAGGATGACGCCCCTACTCGTCCGCGAACCGCGCGTCGACGCTCGCCGCGTGTCCCTCCAGTCCCTCGGCGTCCGCGAGCGTCGTGATGGTCTCCCGGAGTTCCTCCAGCGCGTCCCGGTCGAGGCGCTGGACGGTCGTCGAGCGGACGAACGTGTCGACGCTGAGGCCCCCGGTGACCTTCGCTAGCCCGTTCGTCGGCAGCACGTGGTTCGTGCCGGTGGCGTAGTCGCCCGCCGCGACGGGGGCGTACGGCCCGAGGAACACCGACCCGGCGCTGTCGACGCGGTCGAGGATGGCCTCGTCGTCGTCGGCCTGGATGGAGAGGTGTTCGGCGGCGTACGCCTCGGCGAACAGCACCGCTTCGCTCATCGAGCGCGCCACGAACACGCCGCTCGCGTCGCTCCCCAGGGCTTCTTCGATGGTTTCCGCGCGAGCCCGGTCGTCGATTCTTTCCTCGAGTTCCTCGCAGATGGCGTCGGCCGTCGCCTCGTCGTCGGTCACCGCGACGACGCTCGCGTCCGGGTCGTGTTCGGCCTGCGCGAGCAGGTCCGCAGCCACGAACCCCGGTTCGGCGGTCTCGTCCGCGACCACGAGCAGTTCGGAGGGACCGGCGAGGAAATCGATCTCCACGTCGCCCCGGACCTCGGCCTTCGCCGCGGTCACCCACTTGTTTCCCGGGCCGACGACCTTCTGGACGCGGTCGACGGTCTCCGTGCCGTAGGCCAGCGCCGCGACCGCCTGTGCGCCCCCCGCGGCGTACACCCGGTCGGCGCCCGCGGCGTGGATGGCCGCCAGCGTCACCGGGTTCAGCTCCGCCGCCGGCGGCGTCGCCACCGCGACCTGGTCGACGCCCGCGACGCGGGCGGGAATCACGCCCATCAGCACCGACGACGGGTAGGCCGCGGTACCGCCCGGAGCGTAGACGCCGACGCGTTCGAGCGGCCGGAACCGCCGCCCGAGCTCTCTCCCCTCACCGAACTCCTGGCGCCAGTCCTCGGGCACCTGGGCCTCGTGGAACGCCCGGACGTTCGCCGCGGCGTCCTCGATGGCGTCGCGCGTCGCGCCGTCTATCTCGTCGTAGGCGCGCTCGGCGGCGTCGGTGACGTCGAGGTTGCCGACCTCCACGTCGTCGAACTCGCTGGCGAACTGGCGGAGCGCCACGTCGCCCTCCGTCCGCACGCGGTCGACGATGTCCCGCACGTCCGAGCGGACGGCGTCGACGCCCGCGTCGCGCTCGAACAGCGCGCGGCGCCGCTCCGGCCCGAGGTCCGCGACGGCTTCGTAGTCCATGCTGCGCCCTACGCAGGGCCGCCGAAAAACGGTTTCTACACGCGGTCGGGGAGCGTCGTCACCGGATGGAGGGAAGCTCCAGGCGGGTCGCTAGCTCGCGGCTGGGTTCGGCGAGCGCGACGAGTTCACGCTCCTGGCTGTACTCGACGACGCCAGCGTCGGCCATCTTCGGCACGTGGACGTGGTAGAGGTCGGTGTGGATGGCGGCGACGTCCTCGGCGGAGATCTCGGTGATGCGGGCGTCGTGTTCCCAGACGGCGAGTTCGTCGGCCACGTCCGGCAGCGTGAGAGGGGTGTCGTACTCCGCGAGGCAGGCGACGACGAAGCGCCGACGGGGGTTGGACAGTACGTCCATGAGGTCGTCAGTGTCCACGTCGACGGCGGCGAGTGCAGCGTGGTCGACCCTGACACCTTCGTCTGCAGTCATTGTGACTTAGATTCGTCCCCACGGTAATGAGCTGTCGGTCTCATAGATAAGGTCTTTAAGAGTCGTCGGCGGTGATTCGCCAGTTCCCGGCGGCCCCGAAATCGCACACCGCCGGCTGTCTCCGGCGGTTTCGTGGCGCTTCCACCGCGAGGGTGGGCCTGCTACGGAGTCGGGGCCGCTGGCTGCACTGGAGTCACCCGCTGTAGGTCCCTTCTGTCGGCAGCGTGAACGAGAACGTGGTCCCCTCGCCGGGCGCCGAGTCGACTCGGATGTCGCCGCCGTGGCGCTCGACGATGCGTTCGCAGAGCGCCAGCCCGATGCCGGTGCCCGCGTGTTCGTCCTGGCTGTGGAGGCGCTGGAACACCTCGAAGACGCGGTCGGCGTTCTCCGCGTCGATGCCGATACCCTCGTCGCGCACCGACACCACCCACTCCCCCGCCTGGCGCTCCGCGGTGACGTCCACCCGCGGTGGTTCGTCGCCGCTGTACTCGATGGCGTTGTCCAGGAGGTTCTGGAACAGCTGTCGCAACTGCCCCGGGTCGCCGTCCACGACCGGGAGGGGGTCGTGCGTGATCGCTGCGTCCGTCTCCTCGACGCGCACCTGCAGGTCGTCGAGGACGTCTGACAGCACCCCGTCAAGGTCGACTGGCTCGAACGGGTCGCCCTGCGTCTCCACGCGGGAGTACTCCAGCAGCCCCTCGATCATCGCGCGCATCCGCTCGGCACCGTCCACCGCGAACTCGATGAACTCCCGGCCGTCCTCGTCGAGGTCCTCGCCGTACCGGTCCTCGACCAGCTGGAGGTAGCTCGACACCATCCGCAGGGGCTCCTGGAGGTCGTGAGATGCCGCGTACGCGAACTGCTCGAGGCGCTCGTTCGACGCCTCCAGTTTCCGCTCGTATTCCTTGCGCTCGGTGACGTCGCGGACGATGCCGGTGAAGAAGCGCTCGCCGTCGTACTCGGCCTCGCTGAACGAGATGGCGAGCGGAATCTCGGTGCCGTCCCGGTGGCGCCCGGGCGCCTCGACGAGGTCCCAGTCGAGGTTCTTCTCGCCCGTCTCGAGGTAGTTCCCTAGCGCCTGGAAGTGCCGCTCGGCGACGTCGGAAGCCATCAACATCGCCAACGGTTCCCCCACGAGTTCCGCCGGTTCGTAGCCGAAGATGTCCTCGACGGCCGGGTTCACCGACTGGACGACGCTTCGCTCGTCGATAGTGACGATGGCGTCGTTGGCCGCCTGCGTGAGCGCCCGGTACTGCTCGAGGCGCCGCTGGTTGTTCGACCCCTCGCGGTCGAGTGCCGAGGCGAGGACCCCTGCGACGCGCTGGAGGAACGCCCCATCATGCTCCGTGAACGCCCGAGGCTCGGTCGTATGGACGCTCAACACACCCCACGGGTCCGCGACGGGTCCGACGACCACGCCGACGCCACCCACGGCGTCGTGGCCCTCGAGCAGGTCCGACTCGGGCGTCCCTTCCACGTCCGCCACAACCGGCTCCTCCGAGGTAAGCACGCCCCACAGCCACGAGTCCTCGTCCGCGGTGACCGTCGCCGTTCCGACCGCGTCCGTCCGCCAGCCCACCCCCTCGCGGAGCAGGAGTTCGTCGGCGGCGCGCCGTTCGAACACCGCGACGTAGGCGGCCTCCAGGGAGTCCGCGGCAGCCTCGGCCGCGTGGTGTAGCAGCTCGTCGGTGTCGCTGGTCTCGAGGGCCACCTGGCCGAGTTCCGCGAGGCGTTCCTGTCGGCGGCCGCTCTCCCGAAGCGCGGCGTCCGAATCGGAGCGCTGGTCCATTCGGTCGATAGTAACGAGTCAGCGCGTAAGGCCTTCGTGGCTAGGTGCCCCTGTCTGTCGGACGACGCGGGGTTAGAAACCGCGGGGGTCGAACGCTGCCGCCCGGTTCAGGGGGTGGACACCGAGTAGACGCAGCTGCTCGGACGGGTCGGTGCGTCGTCACCGAGGGACACGGTCGGCCGAACAGGCACTCCAGCGGTCCAGCGGTCGGCGTTGGCGCGCGCTGGCTGTCGACGGCGGCTACTGGCACGGAGAACAGTCACCCGCAGTACTGACGACGAATCGAGGGGTAGATTCCGGGGCTGCAACTGCAGGCAGTGTTCCCAAACCGGTCGCGGCCGTTCGACTAGGTCGGCACGAACCGAGTGACTCCAGATGAACCAGGCACCCACCGCCACCACCAGTCCAGTCGCACAGCGGCACTCGAGACAACCCGCGCGGAGCGCACGAACGAGAGGGCGGCGGCGATGAACGTGGACCTGAAACCTCTCGACCAGCAGGTGCTGGTCATCACGGGCGCGACCTCCGGCATCGGGCTGGCGACCGCGCGCATGGCAGCCGAGCGCGGCGCGAAAGTGGTGCTCGCCGCCCGCAGCGAGGACTCGCTGGCCGAACTGGCCGAGGAGATTACGACCGTGGGCGGCGACGCGACGTACGTCGTCGCGGACGTGCGGAACCGCGAGGACGTCCGCGAAATCGCCCGCACGGCCGAGGAGACGTACGGCGGCTTCGACACGTGGGTCAACGTCGCGGGCGCGTTCCTCTACGGCAGACTCGAGGACACGCCCGTCGAGGAGATGCGCGAGCAGTTCGAGACGAACGTCTGGGGGCTGCTGTACGGCAGCCTCGAGGCCGCCGACCACCTGAAGGGACGGGGCGGCGCCATCGTCAACATCGGCAGCGTCGTCTCCGACCGCGCCATCCCGCTGCAGGGGAGTTACTCCGCGTCCAAGCACGCCGTCAAGGGGTTCACCGACGCGCTCCGGATGGAACTGGAGGAGGAGGGTGCCCCCATCTCCGTGACGCTCGTCAAACCCGCGGCCATCGACACGCCGTACCCCGAGCACGCGAAGAACTACATGGACGAGGAGGCGGCGCTCCCGCCGCCCGTCTACGCCCCAGAGACGGCCGCGCGTGCCATCCTGCAGGCCGCCGAACAGCCCCAGCGGGACGTCTTCGTCGGCGGCGGCGCGAAGGGAATGGCGGTGCTGGGCAACTACGCCGCGAGCCTCACTGACCGGGTGATGGAGGCCACGTTCTTCGACCAGCAGACGACCGGCCGGCCGCCGTCCCAGCCCGACCGGAGCGGCATCGACGAGTCGGTCGGCGACCTCGAACAGCGGGGCGACCACGAGGGCCACGTCGCGAAGTCCAGCGCCTACACCCGGCTCTCGCAGGGCGGCTCCTCGTCCGGGCGGGCGCTACTGAGCGCCGGCATCGTCGCTGCGGGGTTCTACGGCGCCTACCGGATGCTCCGTGGACGGTGACTACGGCAGCGGCTACGGCGTGAGAATGTCGCCCGCGACACTAACGACCGACCTCATCCGTGGGCGGCGTGCCCCGTTGGCCGGGAAACCCTCGTGGCGGGCGGGCGACCTCGTTGAGGTCGCCGAGTGGCGAGCCGGTGAAACCGGCGAGCCGGGTGGCGCATAGCGCCACCAGATGCCGAGCCGACTTGCGCCGTCTCGGCGAGTGATTCGTGACGTGAATCGACCGGACGCTGCGGGCGCCGACCGGGCGCGGTGCGGACGCCAGCCGGGAACCGAAGTTCCGTATCGCACGCCGGGGTTCTCCGAGCGTCATCGCGTCCGCGTGGACGAACTCGGTCGGGGACAAACGGCGCGCACTCGGACGTAGGGACCCGCGTAGAAAGAGGGTTACGCCCCGTCCTCGTCGAGGGCGTACACCTGCTGGCGGCTCTCACAGAGCCCGCAGACGCACTCCGCGAGGCCCGGGTCGGCGAGTTCGGCGAGCGCCTCGTTGGCCGTCTCCTCGGAGAGGCGCGCCTCCTCGGCCACCTCCGCGGGGGAGAGCGGGCCGCAGTTGTCCAGTACGACGCGCGCGAGCTTCGCCGCGCACGACAGCGTCCCGGACTCGCTCATCATTCGACCGTACTCTACTCGCGTCAAAAACCCTTCGTAAACCGGCGAGTCGGGTGCGAGTCGCGGAACGCTTACGGCTCGCCGCGTCGACCACCCAGACCATGGTCGACATCACCGTCCTCCGCCGAGGAGCGCACGGCATGCCGATGGACGAGTACGCCGCCGCACTCCGCGAGCGCCTCCCCGACCGCGAGGTCGCGCTCGCACGGACGCCGGGCGAAGAGCGCGCGCTGGTCGCCGACGCGCGGGTCGTCACCGGCAGCGCCATCGACGAGGAGCTGCTCGCGGTGGCCGACGAGCTGGAGCTGTTCGCGTGCTCCTACGCCGGATACGGCCACCTGCCGATGGACGCGTTCCACGAGCGGGGCGTCGCGGTGACGAACGCCGCGGGCATCCACGCGCCGAGCATCGCCGAACAGGTGCTTGGCTACCTGCTGACGTTCGCCCGCGACCTCCACGAGGGGTGGCGGCGCAAGCAGAACCGCGAGTGGCGGCACTACCAGGCCCGGGAACTCGGTGGCTCGACGGTCACCGTCGTCGGGATGGGCGCCATCGGACACGCCGTGGTCGAGCGGCTGCAGGGCTTCGACGTCGACACCATCGGCGTGCGGTACACCCCGGAGAAGGGCGGCCCGACGGACGAGGTCGTCGGCTTCGAGGAGGAGGCGTTCCACGGCGCGCTCGCCCGGACCGACTACCTCGTGCTGGCGACGCCGCTCACCGACACCACGCGGGGGCTCGTCGACGAGGCGGCGTTCCAGACGCTCCCCCCGGAGAGCGTGCTCGTGAACGTCGCTCGCGGCGGTGTGGTGGACACGGACGCGCTGGTCGCGGCCGTCCAGCGCCAGGCCATCCGGGGCGCCGCCCTCGACGTCACCGACCCGGAGCCGCTTCCCGAGGAGCACGCGCTGTGGAACTTCGAGAACGTCCTGTTGACGCCGCACAACGCCGGCCACACGCCCGAACACTGGAACCGCCTCGCGGACATCCTGGCGACGAACGTCCCGCGGCTCGACAGGGGCGAGGACCTGGAGAACAGAGTGGACTAGCAGTACGACCGAGACCGGTTGTCTACAGCCAGCCCTCGCGGGCGAGCAGTTCGCCGTTGAGGAGGCTGGCGCCCGCGGCGCCGCGGACGGTGTTGTGCGCGAGGCAGTTGTACTGGACGCCCGTCTCGGTCTGCTGGATGCCGCCCGCGGCGACGGCCATCCCGTCACCGAGCATCCGGTCGAGGCGCGGCTGCGGGCGACTCGGGTCCTCGAACACCTCGATGAGTGGGTCGGGCGCGCTCGGCAGGTCGAGGGTCGACGCGTCCTCGAACGCCGCGGCGACGTCCGCCGGCGTCGGGTCGTCGGCGGTCTCAGCGAACACGTTCTCGAGGTGGCCGTCGAGGGTCGGTACGCGGTTGCAGGAGGCGGAGACGACGGCGTCGTGCCACTCGACCTCGGCGCCCGTGAACTCGCCGAGGAGCTTCCGGGACTCGGACTCCATCTTCTCCTCCTCGCCGCCGATGTGCGGGACGACGTTGTCCAGAATCTCCATCGACGTGACGCCGGAGTAGCCCGCGCCGGAGACAGCCTGGAGCGTGGAGACGTGGACCCGGTCGAGGCCGAACTCGTCGAGGGCGTTCAGGGTGGGGACCATCGTGATGGTCGAGCAGTTCGGGTTCTTCACGAGCGCGCCGTCCCAGCCGCGCTCGTCGCGCTGGACCTCGATGAGGTCGAGGTGGTCGGCGTTCACCTCGGGGATAACGAGCGGCACGTCGTCGGCCGTGCGCGCGTTCGAGGAGTTCGAGGAGACGACGAAGCCCGCCTCGCAGAGCTCGGGTTCGACGCGCTCGCCGACGCCCGACGGGAGCGCAGAGAACAGGAGGTCGGTGTCGTCGGGGATGGCGTCTGGGTCGGTATCGCGAACGATGATGTCCGCCGTCGAGTCGGGAATCGGAGTGTCGAGTCGCCAGCCCGCAGCCTCACGGTACGGCTTGCCCGCGCTGTCGGAGCTCGCAGTGAGGACGGAAAGTTCGAACTCCGGGTGGTCGTCGAGCAACTGTACGAACCGCTGCCCGACGGCGCCGGTCGCGCCGAGTACGCCTACAGATACAGGGGTCATACCCGTCTCTCGGGGGCGGGTAGGTGAAACCCCTTCGGATGCGGGAAAAATTCAGTTACGCTTGTGCGTGATGTAGCCCGCGATGCGGTTGCGGACCTCCTTGGACTCGATGTTCGTCAGCTCCGTGACCGCTTTCTTGTTGTGCTCGAAGTCCTCCCGCGAGAACGCCTCCTCGTAGCGCTCCATGAGGATGTTCCCGGTCTTCTTGACGTAGTCGGGCTTGATGGCCATACGCCTCGTTTCTCCCGCCGTTCGTTAAAAGGATTCGTTTCGTGGGAGGCGCTAGTGGGTGTCTGTAGCAGAGGGAGTGGTGGTTGAGGGTTAGGCAGATGTCTTCGCCACCTCGAAAGCCCCGAGGCTGTGAACTCGGGAGACTCGCTGCGCGCGTCGCGGACGGTTCAGCGAGCAGGGGCTTTCGAGGATAACAGAATCGACCAGTCCCCGGCAGTAACTGAGTACTGCTATTCTGGCCGCTCGAACGCGCCAGCAACGAGCAGCGGGAACACGAGCGTCGCCTCGGCCTCGATCTGCGTGTAGTTCGTCTCGGAGTCGTCCTTGATCTTCCCCCAGGAGACGGCCTCTTCCGGGGGCGCACCCGAGAGCGAGCCGTCGCCCTCCATGCCCGTGGAGATGTAGACGGCGTAGTCGGCGCCGCCGCGGAAGAGGTTCGTCATGATGGCGTGGTGCTTGGGGACGCCGGCGCCGACGGCGATGAGACCGGTCTTCTCGGCGAGCAGCCCCTCCTCGATGAGCGAGTCGTAGTCGTCGACGATCTCGATGCCGACCTCGGAGTCGTAGCCCTGGCGGTAGTAGTAGAGGAAGTTCCCGATCTCGGCGTCAGTCAGGGCGGGACAGAAGACGGGGACGTCCTGGTCGGCAGCGTTCTTCAGGATGGAGTCCTCGTCGTCGAGGGTCTCGCCGAGTTCCCGCGCGAACGCCGTGGGGGTGCGGAGCTTCTCCTCGGCGAAGAATTCCTCGAAGAAGTCGTAGAGGTACTCCTCCAGCCAGACGTAGCGGTCCGAGGGGACGAAGATGTTGCCGAGGCGGTTGATTCCCTCCTCGCGGAGCGCGGCCTCGTCGGCGTCCCACTCGCCCATCTTGAACGGCCTGGCGGTCTTGATGACGTCCTCCGTCAGGGACCCGGAGGTGGTGATGATGACGTCGACGTACCCCTCGCGGACGAGATGCGCGACGACCTCTCGGAGGCCCGAGGAGACGATGTTCGACGTGAACGTGAGGTAGACGGTGGCGTCGTCCTCGTGCATCTCCCGGGTGATGTCGACGCCCTCGGCGAGGTGGGTCGCCTGGAAGCCGGTCGTCGCGTAGGCGTCTAGCATCTCGAAGAAGTCGAACTCGCCGCGGAAGTCGTAGCCGCGCACGTCCGGCGTGTCGAGGGTTTCGTCGCTCCCCGGCAGGACGTTCTCGCGGGTGTCGTCGTCGGTCATGCCCGTCCGTTGTGAGCGCGCGGATTTGAACGTCCCGACATCCGGCGGACGGCCCGGTCTGCACGCCTGACCGCTACTCGCCGGCGTCCGTCCGCCGGTACCGCCACAGCGCATCGTCGCCGTCGCCAGTACGCTCGACGCCGGGCAGTTCGGCGAGATGGTCCTGGACGAAACCCCACCACTCGTCGGGTGACTCGTAGCCAGCGTCGCGCTCCGGGTAGACCTGCTCCCGGAACTCGGCTGCCGTCGCCTCGTCGCGCTCGGCGAGCAGTTCGAACACCGCGCGGATGGCCTGCCGTTCGTCGTCCTCGATCGGGAGGCGTTCGAGCGCGAACTTCACGCTGTTCCGGCGGTTCCCCTTCGGGCCGAGCAGCAGGCGGCCGTCGTCGGTCCGCTGGTCAACGATGGGTGCTCCCTCGAATTGCCACTCGCCGTTCGGGGAGTCGGGTGCGTCGACAGACGGCAGCGCGGCGAGGCGGTCGGAGACGAGGTCCGCCCACCAGGCGTCGCTGTCGTCGTACTCCGCGGGGTCCTCGGGGAAGATGGCGTCGACGATCTCGGGCGCGGTCGCCTCCCCCCAGTAGTGGAGGAACGCGAAGGCGTTCCGGACGGCCTCCTCGCGGTCCGGCCGGAGGTCGAAGGACTGGATGGCCGCCTCGACGTCGGCGGGCGTGTCGATGCGGTTGTCCTGGGTTCCAGCGGGGGACGCTGCCACGACGCGCTGGCCGTCCTCGGTGAGCGCGTAGGTGTCCTCCCGGACCTGCTCCACCAGACCGTTGTCGAGGAGCCTCGGGAACCGCTCGCGGATCTGCTCGGGGCTCGCGTTCACGGTTCCGGCGAGCGACTCGACGTCCGTCTCCTCACCGTGGAGTCGCTCGAGGATGGCCCGGTCGCGGTCGTCGAGCGTGTTGCTCGCCATACGTCGACTACGGCCCTCAGGTCCTTCACGGTGACTCCGACACTACCAGTCGTCCTCGGCGAGTTCCCGCACACGCTCGACCGCCACCCGCTCGCGCTCGCCGCCGCAGGTCTCGGCCACGCTCTCGAAGTAGCGCAGGCGCTCGCGCAGCGCCTCCG
Encoded proteins:
- a CDS encoding dodecin; protein product: MVYKKIELIGTSEESFDAAADDAIDRAEDTLENVKWAEVVDQGVEIANAENRQYQVEMKVAFELEG
- a CDS encoding heme biosynthesis protein HemY — encoded protein: MSTTVEQGEGGEVVTATESAAEQATELMDSEGMDEDVAGLRLYVQQGGCAGLSYGMRFENEPEPEDEIFESNGIRLFVDQSSLNYVGGSQLAYEGGLQGAGFHVQNPNVESECGCGESFRT
- a CDS encoding histidinol dehydrogenase, which encodes MDYEAVADLGPERRRALFERDAGVDAVRSDVRDIVDRVRTEGDVALRQFASEFDDVEVGNLDVTDAAERAYDEIDGATRDAIEDAAANVRAFHEAQVPEDWRQEFGEGRELGRRFRPLERVGVYAPGGTAAYPSSVLMGVIPARVAGVDQVAVATPPAAELNPVTLAAIHAAGADRVYAAGGAQAVAALAYGTETVDRVQKVVGPGNKWVTAAKAEVRGDVEIDFLAGPSELLVVADETAEPGFVAADLLAQAEHDPDASVVAVTDDEATADAICEELEERIDDRARAETIEEALGSDASGVFVARSMSEAVLFAEAYAAEHLSIQADDDEAILDRVDSAGSVFLGPYAPVAAGDYATGTNHVLPTNGLAKVTGGLSVDTFVRSTTVQRLDRDALEELRETITTLADAEGLEGHAASVDARFADE
- a CDS encoding histidine kinase, with amino-acid sequence MDQRSDSDAALRESGRRQERLAELGQVALETSDTDELLHHAAEAAADSLEAAYVAVFERRAADELLLREGVGWRTDAVGTATVTADEDSWLWGVLTSEEPVVADVEGTPESDLLEGHDAVGGVGVVVGPVADPWGVLSVHTTEPRAFTEHDGAFLQRVAGVLASALDREGSNNQRRLEQYRALTQAANDAIVTIDERSVVQSVNPAVEDIFGYEPAELVGEPLAMLMASDVAERHFQALGNYLETGEKNLDWDLVEAPGRHRDGTEIPLAISFSEAEYDGERFFTGIVRDVTERKEYERKLEASNERLEQFAYAASHDLQEPLRMVSSYLQLVEDRYGEDLDEDGREFIEFAVDGAERMRAMIEGLLEYSRVETQGDPFEPVDLDGVLSDVLDDLQVRVEETDAAITHDPLPVVDGDPGQLRQLFQNLLDNAIEYSGDEPPRVDVTAERQAGEWVVSVRDEGIGIDAENADRVFEVFQRLHSQDEHAGTGIGLALCERIVERHGGDIRVDSAPGEGTTFSFTLPTEGTYSG
- a CDS encoding short-chain dehydrogenase, which codes for MNVDLKPLDQQVLVITGATSGIGLATARMAAERGAKVVLAARSEDSLAELAEEITTVGGDATYVVADVRNREDVREIARTAEETYGGFDTWVNVAGAFLYGRLEDTPVEEMREQFETNVWGLLYGSLEAADHLKGRGGAIVNIGSVVSDRAIPLQGSYSASKHAVKGFTDALRMELEEEGAPISVTLVKPAAIDTPYPEHAKNYMDEEAALPPPVYAPETAARAILQAAEQPQRDVFVGGGAKGMAVLGNYAASLTDRVMEATFFDQQTTGRPPSQPDRSGIDESVGDLEQRGDHEGHVAKSSAYTRLSQGGSSSGRALLSAGIVAAGFYGAYRMLRGR
- a CDS encoding ArsR family transcriptional regulator, whose amino-acid sequence is MSESGTLSCAAKLARVVLDNCGPLSPAEVAEEARLSEETANEALAELADPGLAECVCGLCESRQQVYALDEDGA
- a CDS encoding 2-hydroxyacid dehydrogenase; this translates as MVDITVLRRGAHGMPMDEYAAALRERLPDREVALARTPGEERALVADARVVTGSAIDEELLAVADELELFACSYAGYGHLPMDAFHERGVAVTNAAGIHAPSIAEQVLGYLLTFARDLHEGWRRKQNREWRHYQARELGGSTVTVVGMGAIGHAVVERLQGFDVDTIGVRYTPEKGGPTDEVVGFEEEAFHGALARTDYLVLATPLTDTTRGLVDEAAFQTLPPESVLVNVARGGVVDTDALVAAVQRQAIRGAALDVTDPEPLPEEHALWNFENVLLTPHNAGHTPEHWNRLADILATNVPRLDRGEDLENRVD
- a CDS encoding aspartate-semialdehyde dehydrogenase (catalyzes the formation of aspartate semialdehyde from aspartyl phosphate), yielding MTPVSVGVLGATGAVGQRFVQLLDDHPEFELSVLTASSDSAGKPYREAAGWRLDTPIPDSTADIIVRDTDPDAIPDDTDLLFSALPSGVGERVEPELCEAGFVVSSNSSNARTADDVPLVIPEVNADHLDLIEVQRDERGWDGALVKNPNCSTITMVPTLNALDEFGLDRVHVSTLQAVSGAGYSGVTSMEILDNVVPHIGGEEEKMESESRKLLGEFTGAEVEWHDAVVSASCNRVPTLDGHLENVFAETADDPTPADVAAAFEDASTLDLPSAPDPLIEVFEDPSRPQPRLDRMLGDGMAVAAGGIQQTETGVQYNCLAHNTVRGAAGASLLNGELLAREGWL
- a CDS encoding 30S ribosomal protein S17; translated protein: MAIKPDYVKKTGNILMERYEEAFSREDFEHNKKAVTELTNIESKEVRNRIAGYITHKRN
- a CDS encoding deoxyhypusine synthase, producing the protein MTDDDTRENVLPGSDETLDTPDVRGYDFRGEFDFFEMLDAYATTGFQATHLAEGVDITREMHEDDATVYLTFTSNIVSSGLREVVAHLVREGYVDVIITTSGSLTEDVIKTARPFKMGEWDADEAALREEGINRLGNIFVPSDRYVWLEEYLYDFFEEFFAEEKLRTPTAFARELGETLDDEDSILKNAADQDVPVFCPALTDAEIGNFLYYYRQGYDSEVGIEIVDDYDSLIEEGLLAEKTGLIAVGAGVPKHHAIMTNLFRGGADYAVYISTGMEGDGSLSGAPPEEAVSWGKIKDDSETNYTQIEAEATLVFPLLVAGAFERPE